Proteins co-encoded in one Sporosarcina sp. FSL K6-1522 genomic window:
- a CDS encoding AAA family ATPase: MQAAKKIVVLALLVIGIATSIGWYIFSADKGITVSFSELEQKIQAENGQLVSLKETADGTVYVKMQDELYVTQVRPQSQLVEQLVEKYPITYTYSDQSQLGSVVLGGLFIALLITLFVLHKKGKIGAGASAMKNSAAKATPLPDITLQDIGGLPAEMKEEIHQTLSIINEPKRSREMGIHPPKGILLYGPPGTGKTLLAQAIAREIGATFYSASGAAFTELFVGVGASRVRTLFQNARKQKPAVIFIDEVDALAGKRKTHGGEETEKTLTELLVQLDGGNDNEGVLFIAATNRKDMLDEAFLRPGRIDFSFQVPLPDTIGRREIIDIHTKGRLLADDVVASLSMLAESTSGFSGAELGVLFETASRRAVRDGRRQIDKGDLDFAIDRTILGSTSRTLNDPETKRRVAIHESGHALLAAVTKPGSVRKATIIPRGQALGYVAPIQKELHLQTASELLDQVSMILAGGVAERLYLGEHSIGVGGDVQQAKEIIERMVDTGLLRDGFTLTFSKEEKEAKMQMLFEEALNKTERLIQAHSFAFERLVEALMQQETLDGLAIQQIVNDCSVLQKA; encoded by the coding sequence TTGCAGGCTGCAAAGAAGATTGTTGTTCTGGCCCTCTTAGTCATTGGAATCGCAACAAGTATTGGATGGTACATCTTCAGTGCGGATAAAGGAATCACCGTTTCGTTTTCTGAGCTAGAACAAAAGATTCAAGCTGAAAACGGTCAACTGGTTTCCTTAAAAGAAACCGCCGATGGAACTGTCTATGTAAAAATGCAAGACGAGCTTTACGTGACACAAGTTCGGCCACAAAGCCAGCTTGTTGAACAATTAGTTGAAAAATATCCGATTACCTATACCTATTCTGATCAAAGTCAATTGGGCAGTGTAGTGTTGGGTGGTTTATTCATAGCGTTACTGATTACATTGTTCGTGCTCCATAAAAAAGGGAAGATTGGCGCCGGGGCTTCTGCTATGAAAAATAGTGCGGCGAAGGCAACGCCGCTACCAGATATTACATTGCAGGATATTGGTGGATTGCCAGCGGAAATGAAAGAAGAGATTCATCAAACGTTGTCCATTATTAACGAACCGAAACGTTCACGGGAGATGGGGATTCATCCGCCTAAAGGCATTTTGTTATATGGACCGCCTGGAACAGGAAAGACGCTGCTGGCACAAGCCATTGCACGTGAAATTGGGGCAACATTCTATTCCGCAAGCGGTGCGGCTTTTACAGAGTTATTTGTTGGGGTTGGTGCGTCCCGTGTGCGTACCTTGTTCCAAAATGCAAGAAAGCAGAAGCCGGCAGTCATCTTTATTGATGAAGTAGATGCACTCGCGGGTAAACGGAAAACACATGGTGGGGAAGAAACGGAAAAAACGTTAACAGAGCTACTCGTTCAGTTGGATGGCGGCAACGATAACGAAGGTGTGTTATTCATCGCAGCGACAAATCGAAAGGACATGCTAGATGAGGCATTTCTTCGTCCAGGCCGAATCGATTTTTCGTTCCAAGTACCTTTACCGGATACAATCGGAAGAAGAGAAATTATTGATATTCATACGAAGGGCAGGCTGTTAGCCGATGATGTTGTTGCTTCGTTGAGCATGTTAGCGGAAAGTACATCAGGTTTTTCGGGTGCTGAGTTGGGCGTTCTTTTTGAAACAGCGAGTAGAAGAGCGGTTCGTGATGGGCGTCGACAAATCGATAAAGGAGATCTCGATTTTGCCATTGACCGGACGATTCTTGGAAGCACGTCCCGTACATTGAATGATCCAGAAACGAAGCGTAGAGTGGCGATTCACGAGTCAGGCCATGCCTTGCTTGCCGCTGTGACAAAGCCAGGTTCTGTACGCAAAGCAACGATTATTCCACGTGGACAAGCACTTGGGTATGTGGCGCCTATTCAGAAGGAGCTGCATTTGCAAACGGCTAGTGAACTGCTGGATCAGGTGAGCATGATCCTTGCGGGGGGCGTGGCGGAACGCTTGTATCTTGGCGAGCATAGTATCGGCGTCGGCGGCGATGTACAGCAGGCGAAGGAAATTATTGAACGCATGGTCGATACGGGTCTACTGCGAGATGGCTTTACCCTTACTTTTTCAAAAGAGGAGAAAGAAGCGAAGATGCAAATGCTCTTTGAGGAGGCACTAAACAAAACAGAGCGCCTGATTCAAGCACATTCATTTGCATTTGAGCGGCTTGTCGAAGCGCTTATGCAGCAAGAAACACTAGATGGCCTAGCCATTCAGCAGATTGTGAATGATTGTTCGGTTCTGCAAAAAGCATAG
- a CDS encoding TetR/AcrR family transcriptional regulator yields MDKTDVLSKRQLKALQTRENLLHAGRAVFLEKGFQKATMTQINALAKTGYGTAYLYFQNKDELFTVVMEDIMTKMYEVADLPFHPQTKQEAYAQINEQTRLFLQSALDEKDMMRLIKEAIGVSEIVQDKWNQIRTRFIGGITKDITYVQQAGLAKRHGNANLLAKGWFYMNEQLMWDLVLDEVSDDIHDIAATLTGLYTEGVYE; encoded by the coding sequence ATGGACAAAACCGACGTCCTCTCCAAACGACAGCTAAAAGCCTTACAAACGCGGGAGAATCTGTTGCATGCAGGTCGCGCAGTATTCTTAGAAAAGGGCTTTCAAAAAGCAACGATGACGCAAATTAATGCGCTGGCCAAGACAGGCTATGGCACAGCCTATTTATATTTTCAAAACAAAGACGAGCTATTCACAGTTGTCATGGAAGACATTATGACGAAAATGTATGAAGTAGCAGATCTCCCTTTTCATCCACAAACTAAGCAAGAGGCCTACGCGCAAATCAACGAGCAAACGCGCCTTTTTCTGCAATCAGCCCTCGATGAAAAAGACATGATGCGTCTCATCAAAGAAGCAATCGGTGTATCTGAAATTGTGCAAGACAAGTGGAATCAAATCCGCACGCGCTTCATTGGCGGGATTACAAAAGACATCACCTACGTCCAACAGGCGGGGCTGGCAAAGAGACACGGCAATGCCAATTTGCTCGCCAAGGGCTGGTTTTATATGAACGAGCAACTGATGTGGGATTTAGTGCTCGATGAAGTTTCAGACGATATTCATGACATCGCTGCTACGCTTACGGGTCTGTATACTGAAGGTGTGTATGAATAA
- the kynA gene encoding tryptophan 2,3-dioxygenase encodes MSKSIADLHKKLDAEKNIHTDFKNNMTYGEYLDLDSILSSQNRLSGHHDEMLFIIIHQVSELWMKLTLHEMTAAIQAIEAGEMQSAFKMLARVTKIQSQIIQAWDVLSTMTPAEYLEFRDDLGRASGFQSYQYRQIEFALGYKTAHILKIYEKDSAVHEILEKAYHAPSIYDVSIKALARAGFAINPELLARDYSQTYGGDPTVAAAWEEVYRNVDKHWELYQLAEKLVDVEDWLQQWRFRHMKTVERIIGFKVGTGGSSGVNYLKQVLDHRFFPELWDLRTKL; translated from the coding sequence ATGTCAAAATCAATCGCAGACCTTCATAAAAAACTTGACGCAGAAAAGAATATCCACACGGATTTTAAAAACAATATGACATATGGTGAGTATTTGGATTTGGATTCAATTTTATCGAGCCAAAACCGACTGTCAGGTCATCACGATGAAATGCTCTTTATCATCATCCACCAAGTGAGCGAGCTATGGATGAAACTAACGTTGCATGAGATGACGGCGGCTATTCAAGCCATTGAAGCGGGAGAAATGCAGTCGGCGTTTAAAATGCTGGCGCGTGTGACGAAGATTCAATCGCAAATTATTCAAGCGTGGGATGTGTTATCGACGATGACACCTGCTGAATACTTGGAGTTCCGTGATGATTTAGGAAGAGCATCTGGCTTCCAATCGTACCAATATCGACAAATTGAATTTGCATTAGGCTATAAAACCGCACATATTCTTAAAATTTACGAGAAAGATTCGGCTGTACATGAGATACTAGAAAAGGCCTATCATGCACCGAGCATCTATGACGTTTCGATTAAGGCACTTGCGCGCGCAGGATTTGCCATTAATCCGGAATTATTGGCACGTGATTATTCACAAACCTATGGAGGCGATCCGACTGTCGCTGCCGCGTGGGAGGAAGTCTATCGCAATGTCGATAAGCACTGGGAGCTGTACCAGTTGGCTGAAAAATTAGTGGACGTCGAGGATTGGCTACAACAATGGCGTTTCCGTCATATGAAAACAGTAGAACGGATTATTGGCTTTAAAGTAGGCACTGGTGGTTCTTCTGGTGTTAATTATTTGAAGCAAGTATTGGATCATCGTTTCTTCCCCGAGCTTTGGGATTTGCGCACAAAGCTGTAA
- the kynU gene encoding kynureninase yields the protein MNEQLTKDYAKKLDQQNDLKTYRDEFYIQPDSIYFDGNSLGLLSKRAESTLMQLFDSWKQYGIDGWTNGEHPWFYLSEKLGAANAPLVGAQPEEVVVTGSTTVNLHQLVSTFYQPEGTKTKILADELNFPSDIYALKSQLQLHGYDPAEHLVQVESQDGRTLQEEDIIEAMTDDIALIVLPSVLYRSGQLLDMQRLTAAAHQRGIVIGFDLCHSVGSIPHALSDWDVDFAFWCTYKHLNGGPGSVGGLYVNRKHFGTAPGLAGWFSSNKDKQFDMEHILTPAADSGAYQMGTPHVLSLAPLLGSLSIFNEVGIEAVRAQSLKLTNYFMMLIDAELGDYSFVVANPRDAATRGGHIYLEHAEAARICKALKANHVIPDFRTPNGIRLAPVALYNTFEEVWEVVQILKTIMEEEQYKKFENKRDVVA from the coding sequence ATGAATGAACAGCTAACAAAAGACTATGCAAAAAAGTTGGATCAACAAAATGACTTGAAAACTTATCGTGATGAATTTTATATCCAACCGGACTCCATATATTTTGATGGGAACTCCCTTGGTTTGCTATCGAAACGAGCAGAATCTACGTTAATGCAGTTATTTGATTCCTGGAAACAGTATGGCATTGACGGTTGGACAAACGGTGAACACCCTTGGTTTTATCTGTCCGAAAAATTAGGTGCGGCGAATGCACCACTTGTAGGGGCACAGCCGGAAGAGGTTGTTGTGACAGGTTCGACGACGGTAAACTTGCATCAACTCGTTTCTACTTTTTATCAACCAGAAGGAACGAAAACGAAAATATTGGCGGATGAATTAAATTTCCCATCGGATATTTATGCGCTAAAAAGCCAGTTGCAACTACATGGCTATGACCCGGCGGAGCATCTTGTGCAAGTGGAAAGTCAAGATGGGCGAACACTTCAAGAAGAGGATATTATCGAAGCTATGACGGATGACATTGCACTGATTGTGTTGCCGAGCGTGTTATATCGCAGTGGACAATTATTGGATATGCAACGACTGACAGCTGCTGCACATCAACGTGGCATTGTAATTGGCTTTGATTTATGTCATTCAGTTGGTTCGATTCCTCATGCATTGAGCGACTGGGATGTGGATTTTGCTTTCTGGTGTACCTATAAGCATTTGAATGGTGGACCGGGTTCTGTAGGCGGTTTGTATGTCAACAGGAAGCATTTCGGGACAGCGCCTGGACTTGCCGGTTGGTTTAGCTCGAACAAAGACAAACAATTTGATATGGAACATATACTAACACCTGCCGCTGATTCGGGTGCTTATCAAATGGGTACACCACATGTTCTCAGCTTGGCACCACTTTTAGGATCACTATCTATTTTTAATGAAGTAGGCATTGAGGCAGTGCGGGCACAATCTTTAAAACTAACGAACTACTTTATGATGCTAATCGACGCAGAGTTAGGCGATTATAGTTTTGTTGTGGCAAACCCAAGGGATGCAGCGACTAGAGGTGGACATATCTATTTAGAGCATGCAGAAGCAGCACGTATTTGTAAGGCGTTAAAAGCAAATCATGTCATTCCGGATTTCCGTACACCAAATGGCATTCGTTTAGCGCCTGTTGCGCTCTACAATACATTTGAAGAAGTGTGGGAAGTTGTGCAAATTCTGAAAACGATTATGGAAGAAGAGCAATACAAGAAGTTTGAGAATAAGCGTGATGTGGTTGCATAA
- a CDS encoding sodium-dependent transporter, with translation MNEGKDQWSSKLGFILSSAGAAIGLGAIWKFPYVTGMSGGGAFFLIFVAFTLLIGLPMLIAEFVIGRGAGKEAISAYKKLAPDSLWVWIGRLGVLGCFLLLSFYSVVGGWVLIYSALSIPGKVISEGANYPELFGAITGSPWITITGLLIFTLANVLVISSGVQNGIEKANKYMMPLLFIFFIILVVRSLTLEGAMEGVKFFLAPDFSNITGESILYALGQSFFSLAVGFSCMVTYSSYLKKDVSLTSSASTVVGLNIFVSLLAGLAIFPVVFAFGFEPAEGPGLLFMVLPSVFSQLPLGGLFLCMFLLLFLFATLTSSFSLYEIIVAALTANGKRSRKSATWLTGLVIFIAAIPAALSSSSLSRITLFDRNIFDATDFLVSNIMLPTGSFLIAIFIIHQMDRVLVKEEFNLSSNVSPVLFSVWTILMKWVVPITIGVVFLNTLGIIG, from the coding sequence ATGAATGAAGGAAAAGATCAGTGGTCATCGAAATTAGGGTTTATCCTATCTTCGGCAGGGGCGGCCATTGGACTAGGAGCGATATGGAAATTTCCATATGTAACAGGAATGAGTGGCGGAGGCGCATTTTTCCTTATCTTTGTTGCCTTTACACTATTAATCGGGCTTCCGATGTTGATTGCCGAATTCGTGATTGGAAGAGGTGCCGGTAAAGAAGCAATCAGTGCGTACAAAAAGCTTGCGCCGGATAGTTTGTGGGTTTGGATCGGTAGATTAGGTGTTTTAGGTTGTTTCTTGCTGTTATCTTTTTATAGTGTTGTAGGTGGATGGGTCCTTATTTATAGTGCATTATCGATTCCAGGGAAAGTGATTAGTGAGGGGGCAAATTATCCGGAATTATTCGGTGCTATCACAGGTTCTCCATGGATTACAATCACGGGATTGCTAATATTTACATTAGCGAATGTCCTTGTTATTTCCTCTGGGGTTCAAAATGGTATTGAGAAGGCGAATAAATATATGATGCCTTTGTTATTTATTTTCTTTATCATTTTAGTCGTACGCTCATTGACGCTGGAAGGCGCAATGGAAGGCGTGAAGTTTTTCCTAGCACCCGACTTTTCGAATATTACAGGGGAATCCATCTTGTATGCATTAGGTCAGTCGTTCTTCTCGCTGGCAGTTGGATTCTCTTGTATGGTGACGTACAGTTCTTACTTGAAGAAAGATGTCAGCCTGACTTCTTCGGCAAGTACGGTTGTGGGGCTAAACATCTTCGTTTCGTTACTAGCAGGCCTTGCAATCTTCCCGGTGGTTTTTGCATTCGGCTTTGAGCCAGCAGAAGGACCAGGCTTGTTGTTTATGGTGTTACCTTCCGTCTTTTCACAGTTGCCATTAGGTGGGCTGTTCTTATGTATGTTCTTATTGCTCTTCCTATTTGCAACGCTAACATCGTCGTTTAGTTTATATGAAATTATTGTTGCAGCGCTGACGGCGAATGGGAAAAGATCACGGAAATCAGCTACTTGGTTAACGGGATTAGTGATTTTCATCGCAGCGATTCCGGCGGCATTGTCTTCAAGTAGTCTTTCAAGAATCACGCTATTTGATAGAAACATATTCGATGCGACGGACTTTCTTGTGAGTAATATCATGTTACCAACTGGAAGCTTCTTAATTGCCATCTTTATTATTCATCAAATGGATCGTGTACTTGTGAAAGAAGAATTTAATCTAAGCAGCAACGTATCGCCTGTATTATTTTCAGTATGGACAATTTTGATGAAATGGGTTGTGCCGATTACCATTGGTGTGGTGTTCTTGAATACGCTCGGCATTATTGGATAA
- the kynB gene encoding arylformamidase — protein sequence MPERKWIDISQPLTNAIGTWPGDTPFTYQLAYSKEQTGSVNIGRFTTSLHTGTHVDAPFHFDDEGQKVHELDINLYVGPARIIDVTGHASIGRQELESFQLDGVKRLLLRTVASINPTIFPASITCLREDIGPFLQEKGIRLLGVDVPSVDALDSKSMEAHHSLHANGVNILENVMLGHVEPGDYELIALPLPIEGADGSPVRAVIRQLD from the coding sequence ATGCCGGAACGCAAATGGATTGATATTTCACAGCCGTTAACGAATGCGATTGGGACTTGGCCAGGAGATACGCCGTTTACGTATCAGCTTGCGTATTCGAAAGAGCAGACGGGTTCTGTCAATATTGGACGTTTCACGACGAGCTTGCATACAGGTACGCATGTCGATGCGCCTTTCCATTTTGACGATGAAGGGCAGAAGGTGCATGAGCTGGACATTAATCTTTATGTTGGACCTGCGCGTATCATTGATGTAACAGGACATGCAAGTATTGGCAGACAGGAGCTGGAGTCATTTCAGCTAGATGGCGTTAAGCGACTACTCTTGCGAACGGTTGCTAGTATAAATCCAACGATTTTTCCAGCGAGTATCACATGTTTACGCGAAGATATCGGACCTTTTTTACAAGAGAAAGGAATTCGTTTACTTGGCGTGGACGTTCCTTCTGTCGATGCGTTAGATAGTAAAAGTATGGAGGCCCATCATTCATTGCATGCAAATGGCGTGAACATTTTAGAGAACGTTATGCTTGGGCATGTTGAGCCCGGCGATTATGAATTAATTGCACTACCGCTTCCTATCGAAGGAGCGGATGGTAGCCCAGTACGTGCTGTCATTCGGCAACTGGATTAA